From the Thermococcus sp. 18S1 genome, one window contains:
- a CDS encoding ribosome biogenesis/translation initiation ATPase RLI, which translates to MRIAVIDYDRCNPDKCGNFLCERVCPVNRMGGEAIIIDEENYRPVIQEASCTGCGICVHKCPFNAITIVNLPEELEEGCVHRYGVNAFVLYRLPVVKDGMVVGILGPNGTGKTTAVKILAGQLLPNLCGDNEDWDNVIRAFRGNELQNYFEKLKNRQIKPVVKPQYVDLIPKAVKGKVRDLLKRADEAGKFEEVVRELELENVLDRDIKHLSGGELQRVAIAAAILRDAHFYFFDEPSSYLDIKQRLKVARIIRHLADSGKAVLTVEHDLAVLDYLSDVIHVVYGKPGAYGIFSQPKGTRNGINEFLRGYLKDENVRFRPQEIRFTKSSERKSQEGEILVEYPRLVKDYGGFRLEAEPGTLYMGEVVSIVGPNGIGKTTFVKMLAGVEKPTEGEVDWELKVSYKPQYIKVDYEGTVYDLLSKINAGKLLNSFYKTELLNPLGVPDLYDKQVNELSGGELQRVAITAALIRDADLYLLDEPSAYLDVEQRLAVSRAIRHLMEKEGKTALVVEHDVLMIDYISDRLMVFEGEPGKHGKALPPTGMREGMNRFLAGVGITFRRDPDTGRPRANKENSVKDREQKEMGEYYYVAP; encoded by the coding sequence ATGAGGATAGCGGTCATCGATTACGACAGGTGTAATCCGGACAAGTGCGGCAACTTCCTGTGCGAGCGTGTCTGCCCGGTCAATCGAATGGGCGGAGAGGCGATAATCATAGACGAGGAGAACTACCGCCCGGTGATTCAGGAGGCGAGCTGTACCGGTTGCGGAATCTGTGTCCACAAATGTCCATTCAACGCGATAACCATAGTGAACCTCCCGGAGGAGCTTGAGGAGGGCTGTGTGCATCGCTATGGAGTAAACGCTTTCGTCCTGTACCGCCTCCCGGTCGTCAAGGACGGCATGGTCGTCGGTATCCTCGGACCGAACGGAACCGGTAAGACCACCGCGGTTAAGATACTCGCCGGCCAGCTCCTGCCGAACCTCTGCGGCGACAACGAGGACTGGGACAACGTCATCAGGGCATTCCGCGGCAACGAGCTCCAGAACTACTTCGAGAAGCTCAAGAACCGGCAGATTAAACCTGTAGTCAAGCCCCAGTACGTGGACTTAATCCCCAAGGCTGTTAAGGGCAAAGTTCGGGACCTGCTCAAGAGGGCCGACGAGGCGGGCAAGTTCGAGGAGGTCGTAAGGGAGCTCGAGCTGGAGAACGTCCTCGACAGGGACATAAAACACCTCTCCGGCGGTGAGCTTCAGCGCGTGGCCATAGCCGCGGCGATACTCAGGGACGCGCACTTCTACTTCTTCGATGAGCCGTCCAGTTACCTCGACATAAAGCAGAGGCTCAAGGTGGCCAGGATAATCCGCCACCTGGCCGATTCGGGCAAGGCGGTTCTCACCGTCGAGCACGACCTGGCGGTTCTGGATTACCTCAGCGATGTTATCCACGTCGTCTACGGTAAGCCCGGCGCCTACGGTATATTCTCCCAGCCGAAGGGCACGCGCAACGGAATAAACGAGTTCCTGCGCGGCTACCTGAAGGACGAGAACGTCCGCTTCAGGCCCCAGGAGATAAGGTTCACCAAATCCAGCGAGAGGAAGAGCCAGGAGGGCGAGATACTGGTCGAGTACCCGAGGCTGGTGAAGGACTACGGCGGCTTCAGGCTCGAGGCCGAGCCCGGAACGCTCTACATGGGCGAAGTCGTGAGCATCGTCGGCCCCAACGGAATCGGTAAGACCACCTTCGTGAAGATGCTCGCAGGCGTCGAAAAGCCCACCGAGGGGGAGGTCGACTGGGAGCTGAAGGTTTCCTACAAGCCGCAGTACATCAAGGTCGACTACGAGGGGACCGTCTACGATCTCCTGAGCAAGATAAACGCCGGGAAGCTCCTCAACAGCTTCTACAAGACCGAACTCCTGAACCCGCTCGGCGTTCCGGACCTCTACGACAAGCAGGTGAACGAGCTGTCGGGCGGTGAGCTTCAGAGGGTTGCAATAACCGCGGCCCTCATCCGCGACGCGGACCTGTACCTGCTCGACGAGCCCTCCGCCTACCTCGACGTCGAGCAGAGGCTGGCGGTTTCGAGGGCGATAAGGCACCTGATGGAGAAGGAGGGCAAGACCGCCCTCGTCGTCGAGCACGATGTTCTCATGATAGACTACATCAGCGACAGGCTTATGGTCTTCGAGGGTGAACCTGGAAAGCACGGTAAGGCACTGCCGCCCACCGGGATGCGCGAGGGAATGAACCGCTTCCTCGCGGGGGTCGGCATAACCTTCAGACGCGACCCGGACACTGGCAGACCCAGGGCCAACAAGGAGAACAGCGTCAAGGACAGGGAGCAGAAGGAGATGGGTGAGTACTACTACGTCGCCCCGTGA
- a CDS encoding cell wall-binding repeat-containing protein: protein MVWKKAIALLFGLMMVATTASFGQVFAADTSVTVILVSDNEADCTLAQYLANMTGAVVVTTPWGVYDPNVTASVMSYGPDNVIIIGGPDAVVDRYLDDLEELNITVERWWGRNRYETNLAVIGNATAKLRIKFENRMIVVPGNDTAAIKVALRKAVKVHGVIIFANDTTNITRVMMKIEAHPKNMTIIRSQVMVRMTERLRERFENRVGANVTEVDVNITPEMAMEAINMSEERIASAEELLANVTLPPQMDRVAEKMLDLSKRELERAREAYDDGEYGRAYGQATAAKAHAEFVIRVASKEWQNRVRIDTAVMARVFLHRVEIQLRIMEKSGMNVTKIETLTDQLKTAIENKDYDAIDALMAQIRQELLQMYAHGKGKFREHILLPDRAGHWQP, encoded by the coding sequence ATGGTGTGGAAAAAAGCTATTGCATTGCTCTTTGGTTTGATGATGGTGGCGACGACCGCCTCCTTCGGCCAGGTCTTCGCGGCCGATACCAGCGTGACCGTCATACTCGTCAGCGACAACGAGGCTGACTGCACACTGGCCCAGTACCTCGCCAACATGACCGGCGCGGTGGTCGTGACGACTCCCTGGGGGGTCTATGACCCGAACGTCACGGCGAGCGTGATGAGCTACGGCCCGGATAATGTTATAATAATTGGAGGGCCCGATGCCGTCGTAGACAGGTACCTGGATGACCTCGAGGAGCTCAACATCACCGTCGAGCGCTGGTGGGGCAGGAACAGGTACGAGACCAACCTGGCGGTCATAGGAAACGCAACCGCCAAGCTCAGGATAAAGTTTGAGAACCGCATGATAGTGGTTCCCGGCAACGACACCGCCGCGATCAAGGTCGCCCTCAGGAAGGCCGTGAAGGTTCACGGGGTGATAATCTTCGCCAACGACACCACCAACATAACCAGAGTCATGATGAAGATAGAGGCCCACCCCAAGAACATGACCATCATCAGGAGCCAGGTCATGGTGAGAATGACCGAGAGGCTCAGGGAGAGGTTCGAGAACCGCGTCGGGGCCAACGTCACCGAGGTCGATGTTAACATAACCCCCGAGATGGCGATGGAGGCCATCAACATGAGCGAAGAGCGCATTGCCTCCGCCGAGGAGCTGCTCGCGAACGTTACCCTGCCGCCCCAGATGGACCGGGTTGCGGAGAAGATGCTGGACCTCTCTAAGAGGGAGCTTGAGAGAGCAAGGGAAGCCTATGACGACGGTGAGTACGGAAGGGCCTACGGGCAGGCGACGGCCGCAAAGGCGCACGCCGAGTTCGTCATAAGGGTGGCCTCGAAGGAGTGGCAGAACAGGGTGAGGATCGACACCGCTGTGATGGCGAGGGTATTCCTGCACCGCGTGGAGATACAGCTCAGGATCATGGAAAAGTCGGGAATGAACGTCACCAAGATAGAGACCCTCACTGACCAGCTCAAGACTGCCATTGAGAACAAGGACTACGACGCTATAGATGCCCTGATGGCACAGATCAGGCAGGAGCTGCTCCAGATGTACGCCCACGGAAAGGGCAAGTTCAGGGAGCACATCCTTCTCCCTGACCGCGCAGGACACTGGCAGCCGTGA
- a CDS encoding AIR synthase family protein yields the protein MLPAGKIPPEKLRELVFNRLGAEGERVIIGADLGMDAAAIDFGETVLVASTDPITGAGEGIGFYAVHVNANDVATFGARPKWFLVSILLPENSDEAILSGIMEELHRSAAKLGVAIVGGHTEVTPGLDRPIVVGTMLGEVPREKLVTSNGSKPGDAIILTKWAGLEGTSIIASERAEELERAFGREFVERAKGFIEMISVVEDALAANEVGVHAMHDPTEGGIANGLHEMADAAGLGFRVHLERIPIREETLEICRFYGLNPLALISSGALMIAAHRDGVDKILNALGEKGINASVIGEFVEDPGVRVIVENGEERPLERPESDELWKVV from the coding sequence ATGCTGCCTGCGGGTAAAATTCCACCGGAAAAGCTCAGAGAGCTTGTTTTTAACCGCCTCGGGGCCGAGGGAGAGAGGGTGATAATCGGGGCCGACCTCGGGATGGATGCGGCCGCGATAGACTTCGGAGAGACGGTTCTGGTTGCATCGACCGACCCCATAACCGGTGCCGGGGAGGGGATAGGCTTCTACGCTGTTCACGTCAACGCCAACGACGTGGCCACCTTCGGGGCCAGACCGAAGTGGTTCCTCGTTTCAATCCTCCTTCCTGAGAACTCCGACGAGGCCATACTCTCCGGAATAATGGAGGAGCTCCACAGGAGCGCCGCAAAACTCGGCGTCGCCATAGTGGGCGGCCACACGGAGGTGACGCCGGGCCTCGACAGGCCCATAGTCGTCGGAACGATGCTCGGAGAGGTGCCGAGGGAAAAGCTCGTGACGTCGAACGGCTCGAAGCCAGGGGACGCGATAATACTCACCAAGTGGGCCGGCCTTGAGGGAACGTCGATAATAGCGAGCGAGAGGGCTGAAGAGCTTGAGAGGGCCTTCGGAAGGGAGTTTGTCGAGAGGGCGAAGGGGTTCATCGAGATGATAAGCGTCGTGGAGGATGCCCTCGCGGCCAACGAGGTCGGCGTTCACGCCATGCACGACCCGACGGAGGGGGGAATAGCGAACGGCCTTCACGAGATGGCAGACGCAGCCGGCCTGGGCTTCAGGGTGCACCTCGAGAGGATACCCATCAGAGAGGAGACGCTCGAGATATGCCGCTTCTACGGCCTAAACCCCCTAGCCCTGATAAGCTCCGGGGCCCTGATGATAGCCGCCCATAGGGATGGCGTGGATAAGATCCTGAACGCCCTCGGAGAGAAGGGCATAAACGCCTCAGTCATAGGGGAGTTCGTGGAAGACCCCGGCGTCAGGGTCATCGTTGAGAACGGGGAAGAGAGGCCCCTCGAGAGACCTGAGAGCGACGAGCTCTGGAAGGTGGTCTGA
- a CDS encoding type I restriction endonuclease translates to MDGLTKAVASVRRKIRSHRELYAKNEEAVKQHLIGEVFQALGWDWNNPEEVRPEERTEDGRADYALILNGEVFAYVEAKNLGVNIIKRDEPLRQLARYCFNSGVKYGILTNGAVWIAVKAFEEGSRLRDRVLVTVNIEEEPLEKAVLKLSILSKSRITEMERVASLLRALELSFLGLRQEGYSEDMLIEYLTSREGMNTIPVGELKGDETPKAAYVYDGGWKLLPLQERSIKGVLLSVLLYLEKRAQGYEREEIQRAYEHIRRMSLSPETALGVLKKLEEEEKLRISVEI, encoded by the coding sequence ATGGACGGGCTTACCAAGGCCGTGGCCAGCGTCAGGAGGAAAATCCGTTCACACAGGGAACTCTACGCCAAGAACGAGGAGGCTGTGAAGCAGCACCTCATCGGGGAGGTCTTTCAGGCACTGGGATGGGACTGGAACAACCCGGAGGAGGTCAGGCCGGAGGAGCGGACGGAGGACGGGAGGGCGGACTACGCGCTCATCCTCAACGGAGAGGTCTTTGCCTACGTTGAGGCCAAGAACCTCGGGGTCAACATAATCAAGCGGGATGAGCCCCTACGCCAGCTGGCGCGCTACTGCTTCAACTCCGGTGTTAAATACGGCATCCTCACGAACGGTGCCGTGTGGATAGCGGTGAAGGCCTTTGAAGAGGGCTCCCGTCTGAGGGACAGGGTTCTCGTTACCGTCAACATCGAGGAGGAGCCCCTTGAGAAGGCCGTGCTGAAGCTGTCCATTCTCTCGAAGTCCAGGATAACCGAGATGGAGAGGGTGGCCTCCCTTCTGAGGGCGCTTGAGCTGAGCTTTCTGGGACTCAGGCAGGAAGGCTACTCCGAGGATATGCTGATCGAGTACCTGACGTCGCGGGAGGGCATGAACACGATTCCCGTTGGGGAGCTGAAGGGGGACGAGACGCCCAAGGCAGCCTATGTCTATGACGGTGGATGGAAGCTCCTTCCCCTCCAGGAGAGGAGCATCAAGGGGGTTCTTCTCTCCGTCCTGCTGTATTTGGAGAAGCGCGCCCAGGGGTACGAGCGGGAGGAGATACAGAGGGCCTACGAGCACATCAGGAGAATGTCCCTCAGCCCCGAGACCGCCCTGGGTGTGCTCAAAAAGCTGGAGGAAGAGGAAAAACTGAGGATATCGGTTGAGATTTGA
- a CDS encoding class II glutamine amidotransferase yields the protein MCRVMFAAGDGKRIRPLLDALVKSSEHDPYKERRGRGRQHRDGWGYVLLKDGSVKHYRSLRPIFEDAAALGSLREELEGFTVLMAHTRAASQGARNLFNVHPFAFSSRHGFTFWLLHNGDLDKERIMELAELDGEELGNVSDTYAFATYLCRRLPSPSLEDVLEQYRIINGTMKSLFNTVTLFQDSRGSFSAFITASMSERYAENPLNYDYGRLLLIEGDDLFAVTSSTFELYHPADYRVIPNGTAFYVRLGEDGFDVETVLL from the coding sequence ATGTGCCGCGTAATGTTTGCAGCAGGTGACGGAAAGCGGATTCGTCCGCTGCTGGATGCCCTGGTCAAGTCTTCGGAGCATGACCCGTACAAGGAGCGGAGGGGAAGGGGAAGACAGCACAGGGACGGATGGGGGTACGTCCTCCTGAAGGACGGTTCGGTGAAGCACTACCGCTCGCTGAGGCCTATATTTGAGGACGCCGCCGCCCTCGGCTCCCTCAGAGAGGAGCTTGAGGGCTTCACCGTGCTGATGGCCCACACGAGGGCGGCCAGTCAGGGGGCCAGGAACCTTTTCAACGTCCACCCGTTTGCATTCTCGTCCAGACACGGCTTCACGTTCTGGCTGCTTCACAACGGCGACCTTGACAAGGAGAGAATTATGGAGCTCGCCGAACTGGACGGGGAGGAGCTGGGGAACGTTTCCGACACCTACGCCTTCGCCACCTACCTGTGCAGGAGGCTCCCCAGCCCATCGCTCGAGGACGTTCTGGAGCAGTACCGGATTATCAACGGGACGATGAAGTCCCTCTTCAACACCGTCACCCTGTTCCAGGATTCCAGGGGAAGCTTCTCCGCTTTCATAACAGCCAGCATGAGTGAGAGATACGCCGAGAACCCGCTGAACTACGACTACGGAAGGCTGCTCCTCATCGAAGGTGATGACCTCTTCGCGGTGACGTCGTCAACCTTCGAGCTGTACCACCCCGCGGACTACCGGGTAATCCCAAACGGAACCGCGTTCTACGTCCGGCTTGGTGAAGACGGTTTCGACGTTGAGACCGTTCTCCTGTGA
- a CDS encoding cyclic nucleotide-binding/CBS domain-containing protein: protein MEGDAPIKVYMTRKLIGVSPDDSVKRACEVMVEFDIGSLVVVEENRVVGFFTKSDIIRRVVIPGLLNSTPVREIMSGELITVDANTPVRDVLDLMAKKGVKHMLIEEDGEIVGIFSLSDLLTASRRRLETAIAAE from the coding sequence ATGGAGGGGGATGCCCCGATTAAGGTTTACATGACGAGGAAACTGATAGGTGTTTCTCCGGACGACAGCGTAAAGCGTGCCTGCGAGGTTATGGTGGAGTTTGACATCGGCTCTCTAGTTGTCGTCGAAGAAAACAGGGTGGTGGGGTTCTTCACGAAGAGCGACATAATCCGGCGTGTTGTCATCCCGGGGCTGTTAAACAGCACCCCAGTCCGGGAGATCATGAGCGGGGAGCTGATAACCGTTGATGCGAACACACCCGTGAGGGACGTTCTCGATCTGATGGCCAAGAAAGGAGTCAAACACATGCTCATCGAAGAGGACGGCGAGATAGTAGGTATATTCAGCCTGAGCGACCTCCTCACCGCCAGCAGGAGAAGACTTGAGACAGCAATAGCGGCCGAGTGA
- a CDS encoding metallophosphoesterase: MIRIAHISDTHITGESAYKGYAYDLIVNDVNRGDFDFVIHTGDVTNQGLREEYERASYELGKIKKPLVVIPGNHDVRNVGYELFEKFIGPLNGVYEFRDGVVIWVDSTIPDLSDGRVGGHKFRWLKARLEEYSEKKFKIVAAHHHLVPLPDTGRERNVLYNAGDVLDLLLRHEVSLYTCGHKHVPNVYRIEDMVVDNAGCTSCRKTRKGDVNSYNIITIHDDGRIEVTIKRVTGDEVRKEHRPIKPKIFVPRGERLLRIVQMSESNVSDRMYFRRKVLENAVRTINEKLRPDIVIHNGDVVDMGIERYYEKAYEFYGKIKAEKLIVPGHNDITYLGYDLFLEYFGEPEIVEIKDFTFLPVISAQYETPIGVVGRIGQRKVARHLEEYRESFTVVVLHHNIIPIPRSREVGFLEDAGDVLRTLTHGEANLVLTGHGGNSFAVKVEKTPVVNAGSISWELHRNPFGNSFNLIDIYPGMIVVFEVQATWGSGRLLGIWKIKGPFTR; this comes from the coding sequence ATGATACGGATAGCGCACATAAGCGACACACACATAACCGGCGAGAGCGCCTACAAGGGCTACGCCTACGACCTCATAGTCAACGACGTGAACCGCGGGGACTTCGACTTCGTGATACACACCGGCGACGTGACCAACCAGGGCCTCCGCGAGGAGTATGAGCGGGCCTCGTACGAGCTTGGAAAAATAAAGAAGCCGCTCGTCGTCATCCCCGGCAACCACGATGTCAGAAACGTTGGCTATGAACTGTTCGAGAAGTTCATAGGGCCGCTGAACGGCGTTTACGAGTTCCGCGACGGGGTCGTCATCTGGGTTGACTCGACCATACCCGACCTGAGCGACGGCAGGGTGGGCGGCCACAAGTTCCGGTGGCTCAAGGCGAGGCTCGAGGAGTACTCCGAAAAGAAGTTCAAAATCGTCGCCGCGCACCATCACCTCGTTCCGCTGCCCGACACAGGGAGGGAGAGAAACGTTCTGTACAACGCCGGCGACGTCCTCGACCTCCTCCTCAGGCATGAGGTCAGCCTCTACACCTGTGGCCACAAGCACGTGCCCAACGTCTACCGCATCGAGGATATGGTGGTTGACAACGCGGGCTGCACATCCTGCAGGAAGACGAGGAAGGGGGACGTGAACAGCTACAACATCATCACCATCCACGACGACGGCAGGATTGAGGTTACGATAAAACGCGTGACCGGAGACGAGGTGAGGAAGGAGCACAGGCCCATAAAGCCGAAGATATTCGTGCCCCGCGGGGAGCGCCTGCTCCGGATAGTCCAGATGAGCGAGAGCAACGTCTCGGACAGGATGTACTTCAGGAGAAAGGTACTCGAAAACGCGGTGCGTACAATAAACGAAAAGCTGAGGCCGGATATAGTGATTCACAACGGCGACGTCGTGGATATGGGGATAGAGCGCTACTACGAGAAGGCCTACGAGTTCTACGGGAAGATTAAGGCGGAAAAGCTCATAGTTCCCGGTCACAACGACATAACCTACCTCGGCTACGACCTGTTCCTGGAGTACTTCGGCGAACCGGAGATCGTGGAGATAAAGGACTTCACGTTCCTTCCCGTGATAAGCGCCCAGTACGAGACCCCCATAGGGGTCGTCGGGCGGATAGGCCAGCGGAAAGTAGCGAGGCACCTCGAGGAGTATCGTGAGAGCTTTACTGTGGTCGTTCTGCACCACAACATCATCCCGATTCCGCGGAGCAGGGAGGTGGGATTCCTCGAAGACGCCGGCGACGTGCTGAGAACCTTAACTCACGGAGAGGCCAACCTCGTGCTGACCGGCCATGGGGGCAACTCCTTCGCGGTCAAGGTTGAGAAAACACCCGTGGTCAACGCGGGCTCAATAAGCTGGGAGCTCCACAGGAACCCCTTCGGAAACAGCTTCAACCTTATAGACATATACCCCGGAATGATAGTCGTCTTTGAGGTTCAGGCCACGTGGGGGAGCGGAAGGCTCCTTGGAATATGGAAGATAAAGGGCCCGTTCACCCGCTGA
- a CDS encoding 2-phosphoglycerate kinase, whose protein sequence is MIIVTDPESRARLPFSRGILTRSITLAGVDVGIAYIIATEVQKELNSRNAKFVTTEEIRELTYRRLIDHGLKEAAKRYLFWRQLRRLKVPITILLGGATGVGKSTIATELAFRLGIRSVIGTDTIREVMRKIIAPELLPDLHTSSFLAWKAAGRVKGKDSPLIRGFEEQVRHVSVGLKAVLERAHKEGFNTVIEGIHLVPGYVELNDRDFMYVITVGSKRDLEARFYERARYSKRPAEYYLEHIDSIMEIQDFIVEMAREHRVRVINNVELEHTVDVIMEDIMERLMKKVGRDVSG, encoded by the coding sequence ATGATAATCGTAACCGACCCCGAGAGCAGGGCCAGGCTCCCGTTCTCAAGGGGAATCCTCACGCGCTCCATCACCCTCGCGGGCGTTGATGTGGGTATAGCTTACATCATAGCCACGGAGGTCCAGAAGGAGCTGAATTCCAGGAACGCCAAGTTCGTCACCACTGAGGAGATACGGGAACTGACGTACAGGAGGCTCATTGACCACGGCCTTAAAGAAGCGGCGAAGCGCTACCTGTTCTGGCGCCAGCTCCGCCGCCTGAAGGTGCCGATAACCATTCTCCTCGGTGGAGCAACGGGCGTCGGGAAGTCAACGATAGCGACCGAACTGGCGTTCCGCCTCGGCATAAGGAGCGTTATAGGAACGGACACGATAAGGGAGGTCATGAGGAAGATAATAGCGCCTGAACTTCTCCCGGATCTACACACGTCGTCTTTCCTTGCCTGGAAGGCCGCTGGTAGGGTGAAGGGAAAGGACTCCCCTCTGATCAGGGGCTTCGAGGAGCAGGTTCGCCACGTGTCCGTTGGCCTCAAGGCGGTCCTTGAGAGGGCCCACAAAGAGGGCTTCAACACGGTCATCGAGGGTATACACCTTGTTCCAGGCTACGTTGAGCTCAACGATAGGGACTTCATGTACGTGATAACTGTGGGCAGCAAGCGGGACCTGGAGGCCAGGTTCTACGAAAGGGCGCGCTACAGCAAGAGGCCCGCCGAGTACTATCTCGAACACATAGATTCCATTATGGAAATACAGGACTTCATCGTGGAGATGGCGAGGGAGCACAGGGTTCGGGTGATAAACAACGTCGAGCTGGAGCACACTGTGGACGTTATAATGGAGGACATAATGGAGCGGCTGATGAAAAAGGTGGGAAGGGACGTCAGCGGGTGA
- a CDS encoding 2,3-diphosphoglycerate synthetase, translating to MKNRRLVLIDGEHYPDVTAWAVERLGGVCCAVFLGGSEKIGDIRDIEERLGIPVYYAEDYLTALERALQENDVCEVVDLSDEPVLNYENRFRIASLCILHGVTYRGADFTFTPRPLKRTRKPSLAVIGTGKRVGKTAVSGFIARTLKEIANPVIVTMGRGGPEEPELIEGDKFEITPEFLVKLAGEGKHAASDHFENALTSRVVTIGCRRCGGGMAGFSFFDVVDEGVKLAESLPNDLIILEGSGATFPAYRADGYVLMVSAAQKPDFIGGYFGPFRLSLADIIVVTMADSVPPERLRKLEGIIRETNPDADVHLTAFRPRPLGDVSGKRLALVMTSALALEGAGRYIEDMGADVVHTSDNLSRRPALRKDLEGFGGIDAVAVELKAAAVDVVTKWALERGIEVIYLDNEPVNVDGKDLRTAVLRLGRSVLEGRG from the coding sequence ATGAAAAATCGAAGGCTCGTCCTCATCGACGGCGAGCACTATCCAGACGTTACCGCGTGGGCTGTGGAACGGCTCGGCGGCGTCTGCTGCGCCGTCTTTCTGGGCGGAAGCGAGAAGATTGGGGACATTCGGGACATCGAGGAGAGGCTCGGGATCCCCGTGTATTATGCGGAGGACTACCTTACCGCCCTCGAGAGGGCCCTCCAGGAGAACGACGTTTGCGAGGTCGTTGACCTGAGCGACGAGCCCGTTCTGAACTACGAGAACAGGTTCAGGATTGCATCCCTGTGCATACTCCACGGGGTGACCTACAGGGGGGCCGACTTCACGTTCACCCCCAGACCGCTGAAGAGGACCAGAAAGCCGAGCCTTGCCGTCATAGGGACGGGGAAGAGAGTCGGCAAGACCGCGGTCAGCGGCTTCATAGCCAGGACCCTCAAGGAGATAGCCAACCCCGTCATAGTCACGATGGGCCGCGGGGGTCCCGAGGAGCCGGAGCTTATAGAGGGGGACAAGTTTGAGATAACCCCCGAGTTCCTGGTCAAGCTGGCGGGGGAGGGAAAGCACGCCGCCTCGGACCACTTTGAGAACGCGCTCACATCACGCGTGGTGACCATCGGATGCCGCCGTTGCGGCGGAGGCATGGCGGGGTTTTCCTTCTTCGATGTTGTGGACGAGGGCGTTAAGCTGGCGGAGAGTCTGCCGAACGACCTCATAATCCTCGAGGGCAGCGGGGCAACGTTTCCCGCCTACCGTGCGGATGGGTACGTTCTCATGGTCAGCGCCGCCCAGAAGCCCGACTTCATAGGCGGCTACTTCGGCCCCTTCAGGCTCTCCCTGGCGGACATAATCGTTGTCACGATGGCCGACTCGGTACCCCCGGAGCGGCTGAGGAAGCTTGAGGGAATCATCAGGGAGACGAACCCCGATGCGGACGTGCATTTGACCGCATTCAGACCGAGGCCCCTGGGGGACGTTTCCGGGAAGAGGCTGGCCCTCGTGATGACATCCGCGCTGGCCCTCGAAGGGGCGGGGAGGTACATCGAGGACATGGGCGCGGACGTCGTTCACACCTCTGACAACCTGTCGAGGAGGCCGGCACTGAGAAAAGACCTGGAGGGATTCGGGGGCATCGACGCGGTGGCCGTCGAGCTCAAGGCCGCCGCCGTGGACGTTGTTACCAAGTGGGCACTTGAGAGAGGAATCGAGGTTATCTACCTGGACAACGAGCCGGTCAACGTCGATGGGAAGGATCTGCGGACGGCAGTCTTGAGGTTGGGCCGCTCGGTACTGGAGGGGAGAGGATGA
- a CDS encoding MBL fold metallo-hydrolase, whose protein sequence is MALRKLGDSLYLYPGSPSTLIKVLEEGALLIDPGHGSGRHKDLKREARKLGVEIKAQLATHGHADHVAVAPRIDAPLFMHRFEFSIAESPLNRELLTFGSKAPNGFLVFQFPDEVKVHAVFEWGDEPFGLKSVKLNGHSPGMTGFVDEAGGVLYAGDAFFGERVITSVGLPYLIDPDLFKASITELKNYAERGFLLIPSHGRPVEGEEALELLDFNLNRVEETENLILDILREGPMGIDGIAFRIMRHYGVEVTPQKLALNLVPARAFIAKLYNEGKVSTVVDKGLKWRTEKG, encoded by the coding sequence ATGGCGCTGAGAAAGCTCGGAGATTCCCTCTACCTGTACCCGGGCAGCCCCTCCACCCTGATAAAGGTTCTCGAGGAGGGGGCCCTTCTGATCGACCCCGGCCACGGCAGCGGGCGGCACAAGGACCTGAAAAGAGAAGCCCGAAAGCTCGGGGTCGAAATAAAGGCCCAGCTTGCGACGCACGGCCACGCGGACCACGTAGCGGTTGCGCCGAGGATCGACGCTCCCCTGTTCATGCACCGCTTCGAGTTCTCGATAGCCGAGAGTCCACTGAACAGGGAACTGCTCACCTTCGGCTCAAAGGCGCCGAACGGATTCCTCGTCTTCCAGTTCCCCGATGAGGTCAAGGTTCACGCGGTTTTCGAGTGGGGTGACGAACCCTTCGGTCTCAAGTCGGTGAAGCTGAACGGACATTCCCCCGGCATGACGGGTTTTGTGGACGAAGCGGGCGGTGTCCTCTACGCGGGGGACGCCTTCTTCGGAGAGCGGGTCATAACCTCGGTCGGCCTGCCCTACCTGATCGACCCGGACCTATTTAAAGCTTCAATTACAGAATTAAAGAATTATGCAGAAAGGGGCTTCCTCCTGATACCCTCCCACGGCAGGCCGGTGGAGGGGGAGGAGGCGCTCGAACTGCTCGACTTCAACCTCAACCGTGTCGAGGAGACAGAGAACCTCATCCTGGACATCCTGAGGGAGGGCCCGATGGGCATCGACGGCATCGCCTTCCGCATAATGAGGCACTACGGGGTTGAGGTCACGCCCCAGAAGCTCGCCCTCAATCTCGTCCCCGCCAGGGCCTTCATCGCGAAGCTCTACAACGAGGGAAAGGTGAGCACGGTCGTTGATAAAGGACTCAAATGGCGGACTGAGAAGGGTTAG